One Pristiophorus japonicus isolate sPriJap1 chromosome X, sPriJap1.hap1, whole genome shotgun sequence genomic region harbors:
- the ccdc65 gene encoding dynein regulatory complex subunit 2, which translates to MPKKPNRKMAKMSDEEHLLYMQQKLLEEEEMQRKKEDMLSQFLKDKLSKEEHNTRLNTLKLNEKWRTVMREAKASDLRKDIEILSQTFERIVDRKDSVIRALSKDLEEAEEQYATALRNHIQNIDKLVDLQRSRLLFIGNGFEAELESLKKEFDAERELMIIQHEQEMTNLEDIMYAMDQIFGDASNDIRQEFNSTRDDLKNKSLEEKHSLRVHLEGLVEDLWTQFQHALKNYIDSTEDRKIAFEALKARDEKSATEIEAQMKKLQRMQDKIAALKFKMAATSQKCEAQNKKLRDEKETIKQHFMMQKSQMNYLRACEHERLLKLTFESNAAIKALKKVCDKGEHILKVAEMCRKLETEEEKVLPFYASSLTPDEEKRVQTLMVTRPCEELAQVIIDYVALEQFWKRYNKVRLDQIVLEQEKSCLLQENRQLRQLLKQYLDGISVNEEILSNLNPLIVINNKTNVKMNIPMFEGTVPKPVYNVIEAAHFINHHTV; encoded by the exons GATAAACTGTCCAAAGAAGAACACAACACCCGTCTCAACACGCTAAAGCTAAATGAGAAGTGGCGCACTGTGATGCGGGAAGCAAAAGCCTCAGATCTACGGAAGGACATTGAGATCTTGAGTCAAACCTTTGAAAGAATTGTAGATCGGAAAGACAGTGTCATCAGG GCTTTATCAAAGGATTTGGAAGAGGCAGAGGAACAGTATGCAACAGCCCTGCGTAACCATATTCAGAACATAGATAAGCTGGTGGATCTGCAGCGGAGTCGACTGCTCTTCATCGGGAACGGGTTTGAGGCAGAGTTGGAGTCACTGAAGAAAGAATTTGATGCCGAGAG AGAGCTGATGATAATACAGCATGAGCAGGAGATGACCAATCTTGAAGATATCATGTATGCAATGGACCAGATCTTTGGTGACGCCTCAAATGATATACGGCAAGAATTCAACAGCACAAGGGATGACCTCAAAAACAAG AGCCTGGAGGAGAAGCATTCACTCCGGGTTCACCTGGAAGGGTTAGTGGAAGATTTGTGGACGCAGTTCCAACATGCGTTGAAGAACTACATCGACTCAACCGAGGATCGGAAAATTGCATTTGAAGCACTGAAGGCACGAGATGAGAAGAGTGCAACAGAGATTGAAGCGCAGATGAAAAAGCTGCAGAGAATGCAA GATAAAATAGCAGCCCTGAAGTTCAAGATGGCTGCCACTTCCCAAAAGTGTGAAGCACAGAATAAAAAACTACGAGATGAAAAGGAAACAATTAAGCAACACTTCATGATGCAGAAAAGCCAGATGAATTATCTCCGAGCATGTGAGCATGAGCGTCTCCTCAAACTAACATTCGAGAGTAATGCTGCAATCAAAGCACTGAAGAAAGTCTGTGATAAG GGTGAACACATTCTGAAAGTGGCTGAGATGTGCAGGAAACTGGAAACGGAAGAGGAGAAAGTTCTTCCGTTCTACGCCTCCTCTCTGACTCCGGACGAAGAGAAAAGAGTTCAAACTCTGATGGTGACGAGGCCATGTGAAGAGTTGGCTCAG GTGATTATTGACTATGTGGCTCTGGAGCAATTCTGGAAGCGCTATAATAAGGTTCGCTTGGACCAGATTGTTTTGGAACAAGAGAAATCTTGCTTACTGCAGGAGAACAGGCAGCTCCGGCAACTCCTCAAACAGTATTTAGACGGAATCTCCGTCAATGAGGAAATCCTGTCGAACCTGAACCCCCTCATTGTCATCAACAACAAAACGAATGTTAAAATGAATATCCCTATGTTCGAAGGTACAGTCCCAAAGCCAGTTTACAATGTGATTGAAGCTGCACATTTCATTAACCACCATACAGTCTAA
- the fkbp11 gene encoding peptidyl-prolyl cis-trans isomerase FKBP11 isoform X5 encodes MCVGEKRKLTIPSNLAYGKRGFPPSIPGDSVLLFETELVTLVKATYWKKMMDNAIPIACLLLVPGLLCLIGYYLYSKANAPKISKRKLKEEKKGKAKNK; translated from the exons AGAGAAGAGAAAGTTAACCATTCCATCAAATCTAGCGTATGGGAAACGAGGCTTTCCACCCTCCATTCCAG GAGACTCGGTGTTGTTATTTGAGACAGAGTTGGTGACTCTAGTGAAAGCGACATATTGGAAGAAAATGATGGATAATGCAATCCCAATAGCCTGCCTGCTGCTGGTCCCTGGACTTCTGTGTCTAATAGGCTATTACCTCTATTCAAAGGCAAATGCACCAAAAATCTCCAAACGGAAGCTGAAAGAGGAGAAAAAGGGCaaagcaaaaaataaataa